A single window of Populus nigra chromosome 17, ddPopNigr1.1, whole genome shotgun sequence DNA harbors:
- the LOC133677641 gene encoding zinc finger protein JACKDAW-like: MMSGDAFSLPSFIAGFAQDQNNANPKPNPNPVAKRKRNLPGTPDPDAEVIALSPKTLMATNRFICEICNKGFQRDQNLQLHRRGHNLPWKLKQRTNKEVRKKVYICPEKTCVHHDSSRALGDLTGIKKHFSRKHGEKKWKCEKCSKKYAVQSDWKAHSKTCGTREYKCDCGTLFSRKDSFITHRAFCDALADESARITSVQDTDLNFRNDTVNLPHGFSNRPGVPDIAGISQFSAGFRPDFSGMSSPGNSLGADQQKTGLSLWINQANSHITPNSNLYVPPISTGLPEMVQMVANLYSSSSSANLGNLTLSGLPHDQEEGINKANMVDTSASLYSDRIQNKQLKLAAVPMSATALLQKAAQMGSTRSNQPFFGNSYGLMSSSSSSSPTTNPISLNQNPNELYHVFQNVKQPASESLTATYSVAMSDAVMGTSSNLDQLVMQTSGNLQNDPTQLKLPRGSNSTESGLTRDFLGMNSESGRLFLPHDLAKFASISSAMSLNHFTANH, from the exons ATGATGTCTGGTGATGCTTTTTCACTACCCTCTTTCATAGCAGGGTTTGCTCAAGACCAGAATAATGCAAACCCTAAGCCTAATCCTAATCCGGTGGCCAAAAGGAAGAGAAATTTGCCAGGAACACCAG ATCCAGATGCTGAGGTTATTGCTTTATCTCCTAAGACACTCATGGCAACCAACCGGTTCATATGTGAAATATGTAATAAAGGATTTCAAAGAGACCAAAACTTACAACTTCATCGAAGAGGTCACAATCTTCCATGGAAGCTCAAGCAAAGGACCAACAAAGAGGTACGAAAGAAGGTCTATATTTGCCCAGAAAAGACCTGCGTTCACCACGATTCATCTAGAGCTCTAGGAGACTTAACTGGCATAAAGAAGCACTTTAGCAGAAAACATGGGGAGAAGAAGTGGAAGTGTGAGAAATGTTCAAAGAAATATGCTGTTCAATCAGACTGGAAAGCTCACTCCAAGACTTGCGGGACTAGAGAGTATAAATGTGACTGTGGGACTTTATTTTCCAG GAAAGATAGTTTTATCACACACAGAGCCTTTTGTGATGCCTTAGCTGATGAAAGTGCAAGGATCACTTCAGTTCAAGACACAGATCTAAATTTCAGAAATGACACAGTAAATTTGCCCCATGGATTTTCCAACCGGCCAGGAGTTCCAGATATTGCAGGTATTTCTCAATTTAGTGCAGGTTTCAGACCTGATTTCAGTGGCATGAGCAGTCCAGGAAATTCTCTTGGTGCTGATCAACAAAAGACTGGACTTTCTCTGTGGATAAATCAGGCCAATTCACACATTACTCCCAATTCAAATCTTTACGTGCCTCCGATTTCCACTGGTTTGCCTGAGATGGTGCAAATGGTAGCCAATCTCTATAGTTCATCATCCTCGGCCAATCTTGGGAATTTAACCTTATCTGGACTGCCTCATGATCAGGAAGAAGGTATTAACAAAGCCAATATGGTGGATACGTCAGCTTCTTTGTATTCTGAtagaattcaaaacaagcaaTTAAAGCTAGCTGCTGTACCCATGTCTGCGACAGCACTTCTACAAAAGGCAGCCCAAATGGGTTCTACAAGAAGCAATCAACCTTTCTTTGGCAACAGTTATGGATTGATgagctcttcttcttcttcttctcctacaACAAACCCCATCTCTCTCAACCAGAATCCAAACGAGCTATACCATGTCTTTCAAAATGTTAAGCAACCTGCAAGCGAGAGCCTAACAGCAACTTATAGTGTAGCAATGAGTGATGCAGTGATGGGTACATCAAGCAATCTTGATCAACTCGTGATGCAAACAAGTGGAAACCTGCAAAATGACCCGACTCAGTTGAAGTTGCCAAGAGGTTCAAATTCTACTGAGAGTGGCTTAACGAGAGATTTTCTTGGTATGAATAGTGAATCCGGTCGTCTATTTTTGCCACATGACCTAGCTAAGTTCGCTTCAATAAGTTCAGCCATGAGCTTGAACCATTTCACTGCCAATCATTGA